Proteins from a genomic interval of Paenibacillus sp. FSL R5-0623:
- a CDS encoding rhodanese-related sulfurtransferase, whose amino-acid sequence MCNSAYRVLLYYKFVKIEDPETFTQEHLQYCKDLGVKGRILIASEGINGTVSGTPEQTEQYMKDMLANPLFSDMVFKIDDVEEHAFKKIFVRHKAELVTFRVDDDLDPNVTSGKRLSPKEFHEHLQRDDVIVIDGRNDYEYEIGHFRGAIRPDVESFREFPEWIRENLSDMKDKTIITYCTGGIRCEKLTGFMINEGFQDVAQLDGGIVTYGKDPEVKGHLFDGKCYVFDERISVPINRTEEDIVIASCYHCGTTHDRYINCPTCNLQHVSCEDCEETHNRFCSDACREAAPVHA is encoded by the coding sequence ATGTGTAACAGCGCGTACCGCGTGCTTTTATATTATAAGTTCGTGAAGATTGAAGACCCTGAGACGTTTACACAAGAGCATTTGCAATACTGTAAGGACCTTGGTGTGAAAGGCCGTATTCTGATCGCATCCGAAGGCATCAACGGTACCGTATCCGGTACGCCTGAACAGACGGAACAGTACATGAAAGATATGCTGGCTAATCCGCTATTCAGCGACATGGTGTTCAAGATTGATGATGTGGAAGAGCATGCGTTCAAAAAGATCTTTGTTCGTCACAAAGCAGAGCTGGTTACGTTCCGCGTGGACGATGACCTTGATCCAAATGTGACTAGCGGCAAACGCCTTTCGCCGAAAGAGTTCCATGAACATCTGCAACGTGATGACGTCATCGTTATCGATGGTCGCAATGACTATGAATACGAAATCGGTCATTTCCGCGGGGCCATTCGTCCAGATGTCGAGTCGTTCCGTGAGTTTCCAGAGTGGATTCGGGAGAACCTGAGTGACATGAAGGACAAAACGATCATTACGTACTGCACTGGCGGCATTCGTTGCGAGAAGCTGACCGGGTTCATGATCAATGAAGGATTCCAGGACGTGGCTCAATTGGACGGCGGTATTGTCACGTACGGTAAAGATCCGGAAGTAAAAGGGCATCTGTTCGATGGTAAATGTTACGTGTTTGACGAGCGAATCTCTGTACCGATTAACCGGACAGAAGAAGATATCGTCATTGCCAGCTGTTATCACTGTGGAACGACACATGACCGATATATTAATTGTCCAACCTGCAACCTGCAGCATGTAAGCTGTGAGGATTGCGAAGAGACGCATAACCGCTTTTGCTCGGATGCCTGCCGGGAGGCAGCACCGGTACACGCATAA
- a CDS encoding ABC transporter substrate-binding protein codes for MKKKFWMSLMMVASMIVAAGCGNNSGTGSESEGSGTTTGGGSEEKSYQIAISQIVEHPSLDATREGFIAALKEAGIEENKNLKIDYNNAQGDSTNNLSIAQKISGDSKNDLVLGIATPSALALAQQVKDKPLLFAAVTDPLGAKLVTDMDKPGGNVTGASDTNPEAIVQLADFIAKNLPDVKTVGLVINEGEPNAVVMADNAEKALATHNIKLVKAPVTNTSEVKQATDSLVGKVDAFYITLDNSVVSAVDTIIQTANSNKIPFFSSDRDTVEKGAFATVGFKYYDHGYQVGEMAADILKNGTKPGDMKVTVPDKLDLILNLKAAEAQGITVTDEMKAEVKDQENNIIQ; via the coding sequence ATGAAAAAGAAATTTTGGATGTCACTGATGATGGTTGCTTCAATGATCGTTGCAGCAGGTTGCGGAAATAACAGCGGTACAGGCTCGGAATCCGAAGGATCAGGGACTACAACAGGTGGAGGCAGTGAGGAAAAATCATATCAGATTGCCATCTCCCAGATTGTTGAACATCCATCCCTGGATGCCACACGCGAAGGTTTCATCGCAGCCCTGAAGGAAGCAGGCATTGAAGAGAACAAGAACCTCAAAATTGATTACAATAACGCGCAAGGTGATTCAACGAACAACTTGTCCATTGCACAGAAAATCTCGGGTGATTCCAAAAATGATCTCGTACTCGGCATCGCAACACCATCTGCGCTGGCTCTGGCTCAACAAGTGAAGGACAAGCCATTGTTGTTTGCAGCAGTGACAGACCCACTGGGTGCCAAACTGGTGACCGATATGGATAAGCCGGGCGGCAATGTTACAGGTGCATCCGACACGAATCCAGAGGCCATTGTACAATTGGCTGACTTTATCGCCAAAAATCTGCCGGATGTGAAAACGGTGGGCTTGGTCATTAACGAGGGTGAACCAAATGCGGTGGTTATGGCAGATAACGCAGAAAAAGCGCTGGCAACACATAATATCAAGCTGGTGAAAGCACCAGTTACGAATACATCTGAAGTAAAACAGGCAACGGATTCTCTTGTTGGCAAAGTAGACGCCTTCTACATCACGCTTGATAACTCTGTCGTGAGTGCGGTGGATACGATCATCCAAACGGCAAACAGTAATAAAATTCCGTTCTTCTCCAGTGATCGGGATACCGTTGAAAAAGGAGCTTTCGCAACCGTTGGCTTCAAATATTATGACCATGGATATCAGGTTGGTGAGATGGCCGCGGACATTCTGAAAAATGGTACAAAACCTGGTGATATGAAAGTCACCGTTCCGGACAAACTGGATCTGATCCTGAACCTGAAAGCGGCTGAAGCCCAAGGTATCACGGTTACGGATGAGATGAAAGCGGAAGTAAAAGACCAGGAAAACAACATTATTCAATAG
- a CDS encoding winged helix-turn-helix transcriptional regulator, which yields MLIVKREEERTTRERILFMLKQQGTLTAREMTADLGLTGMAIRRHLTALEQDGWIEVREARATAGRPSSVYQLTVRGDSFFPKSYSSLTLELLEELSDSAGSGVVDALFESRRDKLLRSGLPQMEGQDLAGRVEELARIQNANGYMADASREDDGTYVITEMNCPIVQVASVYKQACRCELELFRSLLQAEVERTECYADGGKRCKYEIREASGN from the coding sequence GTGCTGATCGTGAAGCGCGAAGAGGAACGAACGACGCGTGAACGGATTTTGTTCATGCTGAAGCAGCAAGGCACATTGACCGCCAGGGAAATGACAGCTGATCTGGGCCTGACCGGCATGGCCATTCGCCGTCATCTGACGGCACTGGAGCAGGACGGATGGATTGAGGTTAGGGAGGCCCGGGCTACGGCCGGACGTCCGTCCTCGGTGTACCAGCTGACGGTACGCGGGGACAGCTTTTTTCCAAAATCATATTCATCCCTTACGCTGGAATTGCTTGAAGAATTGTCTGACTCTGCCGGTAGCGGTGTGGTGGATGCATTGTTCGAGAGTCGCCGGGACAAGCTGCTTCGCAGCGGATTGCCACAGATGGAGGGCCAGGATCTGGCCGGACGGGTGGAGGAACTCGCGCGAATCCAGAATGCCAACGGATATATGGCGGATGCGTCCAGAGAAGACGATGGAACTTACGTCATTACGGAAATGAACTGCCCGATTGTACAAGTCGCGAGTGTCTACAAGCAGGCTTGCCGCTGTGAACTGGAACTGTTTCGCTCGCTACTTCAAGCTGAGGTGGAGCGTACTGAATGTTACGCCGATGGCGGCAAAAGGTGCAAGTATGAGATTCGCGAAGCGTCGGGGAATTAG
- a CDS encoding tail fiber protein: protein MSLILFRKVSMICLVVLIGLSGLGTNSYLVQKVDAAGAKPYIGEIQLFPYNGAPSGWMYAAGQNMSITQNTALFSLLGVNYGGDGKSTFALPDLTDAAPEGMGYYISINGEKFPSREEGMYGAGNAVLGEVRLFPYYFTPSGWLAADGQYLPISQYNDLYQMIGTTFGGDGLETFRLPTLPKIKGDIIHYAISVDPTYNAENRRTDYYEYIGEIIPLLVKIPLDNWALADGSLLATTNNQPLFSLIGNKFGGNGLTDFKLPQLNSDQSPLVYYVSKTGVFPSVTNNPLPNAVEDRYTTKQNTPLTINSPGLLENDRDSSAAVLRSAPMNGTLTLNANGSFVYTSNNNYVGNDSFTYSATNQWGTSNPALVTITVEQDLVPIVSGVTDEGIYNQTVTPTFNSGTALLNGSAFTSGTPVTEDGDYTLVVTNHIGSTTVHFSIDTVPPVVTGVINDGIYDASPTVTFNEGTATLDGSPFLSGETFNVEGGHVLVVTDAAGNTTTIHFSFYAPRTLTFNSNGGSEVTEQTVSYGDKVIVPAVPTKAGYTFAGWYTDSGLSQAFDFDNTTVTTDITLYAKWTVNAYTITFEPNGGTAVADHSVNYGKKLSAPASPSRSGYTFAGWYADSELKAPFNFAQTVITADLTLYAKWSVNSTPPSGGSDGNSSGDSGNQNNNGSSSTPSPPNTITHSSTNGRLTLAAGQAGQLSLGDGIAVTIPAGATNQEMQITIDQITDSSDLLTNQTKLISPVYELLKNVQQNFNKYVTLNLTFDTSSLPTNHQAGLFYFDEQNKLWISAGEASIHDNQVNVDVDHFTKFAVFAVEQPKAPAEIAFSDVNGHWAEDFIQEAVREGIVSGFSDGSFKPNASVTRAEFTVMLMNALQTEYTEAAISFTDNAKIGAWAQSAVARAVKAGFIQGDTEGAFRPNDAVTRAEMAVMVADAFQLKAITGTSSTFADDAQIPLWAKAAIAGMQKAGMLNGKGLNTFAPSDKTTRAEAVKLLLNTKN from the coding sequence GTGAGTTTAATACTGTTCAGAAAAGTAAGCATGATATGTCTGGTCGTTCTAATTGGACTGAGTGGGTTGGGAACCAACTCCTACCTTGTCCAAAAGGTCGATGCAGCAGGAGCAAAACCCTATATTGGTGAAATTCAGTTATTCCCTTACAATGGGGCTCCCTCCGGTTGGATGTATGCTGCCGGACAGAACATGTCGATCACTCAGAATACGGCCCTTTTCTCGTTGCTGGGCGTCAACTATGGCGGGGACGGCAAAAGCACATTTGCACTACCTGACCTTACAGATGCCGCACCCGAGGGAATGGGCTATTACATATCCATTAATGGAGAGAAGTTCCCTTCCCGTGAAGAGGGTATGTACGGTGCAGGAAATGCTGTGCTTGGTGAGGTTCGCCTGTTCCCGTATTACTTTACCCCCAGCGGCTGGTTGGCTGCCGATGGTCAATATCTCCCTATCTCTCAATACAACGATTTGTATCAGATGATTGGTACAACCTTCGGTGGAGACGGTCTGGAGACATTCCGGTTACCCACGTTACCCAAAATCAAAGGTGATATCATCCATTATGCCATATCTGTTGATCCGACTTACAATGCCGAGAATAGGAGAACTGACTACTATGAATATATAGGTGAAATCATTCCCTTATTGGTAAAGATCCCACTAGACAACTGGGCATTGGCGGATGGATCCTTACTTGCCACCACCAATAACCAACCCTTGTTTAGCCTAATAGGCAATAAATTTGGAGGCAATGGTTTAACCGACTTTAAATTGCCTCAATTAAATAGTGACCAGTCGCCATTGGTCTACTACGTTTCCAAGACAGGCGTATTCCCTTCGGTTACCAATAATCCCCTGCCCAATGCAGTAGAGGATCGTTACACAACCAAGCAGAACACCCCGCTGACCATCAACTCTCCGGGTCTACTAGAAAATGATCGTGATTCTTCTGCTGCCGTACTGAGAAGTGCGCCCATGAACGGTACTCTGACCCTTAATGCTAACGGTTCGTTTGTATACACGTCGAATAACAATTATGTGGGTAATGACAGCTTTACTTATAGTGCCACCAATCAATGGGGTACGAGTAATCCTGCGTTAGTTACCATAACAGTTGAGCAGGACTTGGTGCCGATCGTCAGCGGGGTAACAGACGAGGGTATATATAATCAAACGGTCACGCCTACATTTAATAGCGGTACAGCACTCCTGAATGGTTCTGCATTCACTAGTGGCACTCCGGTTACAGAAGATGGAGATTACACATTGGTGGTAACCAACCACATTGGCAGTACAACAGTCCATTTTTCCATTGATACGGTCCCTCCTGTTGTAACGGGTGTCATCAATGATGGAATATACGATGCAAGCCCGACCGTCACCTTTAATGAGGGAACAGCCACCCTTGATGGTTCTCCATTCCTCAGCGGGGAGACGTTCAATGTTGAAGGTGGACATGTGCTGGTCGTTACCGATGCGGCAGGCAATACGACAACAATCCATTTCAGCTTTTATGCGCCACGGACTCTGACGTTTAACAGTAATGGCGGTTCTGAGGTAACTGAACAAACGGTGTCTTACGGTGACAAGGTTATTGTTCCAGCAGTTCCAACTAAAGCAGGATACACCTTTGCTGGATGGTATACCGATTCAGGGCTGAGTCAGGCTTTTGATTTTGACAATACCACCGTTACCACTGATATCACTCTGTATGCGAAATGGACGGTCAACGCCTATACCATTACATTCGAGCCTAACGGTGGTACAGCCGTTGCAGATCACTCAGTCAATTACGGAAAGAAACTTTCAGCACCTGCTTCGCCAAGCCGTTCCGGCTATACGTTTGCAGGCTGGTATGCAGACTCCGAGTTGAAAGCTCCATTCAACTTTGCTCAAACAGTGATCACAGCCGATCTGACCTTATATGCCAAATGGAGTGTTAATTCCACGCCACCATCAGGTGGTAGTGATGGTAACAGTAGCGGCGACTCTGGTAACCAGAATAACAACGGTTCGAGCAGTACCCCTTCGCCGCCTAATACCATAACCCATTCGTCCACGAATGGACGTTTAACACTTGCAGCGGGGCAGGCCGGGCAATTAAGTTTGGGCGATGGCATTGCTGTGACCATCCCGGCTGGAGCGACTAATCAAGAAATGCAGATCACGATTGACCAGATTACAGATTCTTCGGACTTGCTAACTAATCAGACTAAACTAATCAGCCCGGTATATGAGTTACTTAAGAATGTTCAACAGAACTTCAATAAATACGTAACTTTGAATCTGACATTTGATACATCAAGTTTGCCAACCAATCACCAGGCTGGACTATTCTACTTTGATGAACAAAACAAGTTGTGGATCTCTGCGGGAGAAGCTTCAATTCATGACAATCAAGTCAACGTAGACGTAGACCATTTCACCAAATTTGCTGTTTTTGCGGTTGAACAACCCAAGGCGCCAGCAGAGATTGCATTTAGCGATGTCAACGGGCACTGGGCGGAAGATTTCATTCAGGAAGCCGTCCGTGAAGGTATCGTAAGTGGATTCTCCGATGGGTCATTCAAGCCTAATGCATCCGTTACTCGTGCTGAGTTTACGGTGATGCTAATGAATGCACTGCAAACAGAATACACAGAAGCCGCAATATCTTTTACCGATAATGCAAAAATAGGAGCTTGGGCACAGTCTGCTGTAGCTCGTGCAGTGAAAGCAGGATTCATTCAGGGGGACACTGAGGGGGCTTTCCGCCCAAATGACGCTGTAACCCGTGCCGAGATGGCTGTCATGGTAGCCGATGCGTTTCAATTAAAAGCGATAACTGGCACAAGCTCAACCTTTGCTGACGACGCACAGATTCCGCTTTGGGCCAAAGCAGCTATCGCTGGCATGCAAAAAGCCGGGATGCTGAACGGTAAAGGGCTGAATACCTTTGCTCCAAGTGATAAAACTACGCGTGCAGAAGCGGTCAAATTACTGTTGAACACAAAGAATTAG
- a CDS encoding ATP-binding cassette domain-containing protein yields MLEITQVTKLFNPGTTDEKTALVGVNLTMNPGDFVTVIGSNGAGKSTLMNIISGVMKPDMGDVLINDRSIKNLPEHKRSSWIGRVFQDPMAGTAPHMSIEENMAMAYKRGKGRGLGFGVTRARREIFNTQLEKLGIGLEKRPNAKVGLLSGGERQALSLLMATFTQPQILLLDEHTAALDPSRAELITELTETLVREMRLTTLMVTHNMEQAIRLGNRLIMMDKGRIILDVSEERKRTLTVPELLGEFERISGKKMADDRVVLG; encoded by the coding sequence ATGCTGGAGATTACGCAAGTAACCAAGCTGTTCAACCCAGGCACAACGGACGAGAAGACCGCGCTGGTTGGCGTGAATCTGACGATGAATCCGGGAGATTTTGTGACGGTGATTGGCAGTAACGGAGCCGGTAAATCCACGCTGATGAACATCATTTCGGGTGTGATGAAGCCGGATATGGGTGATGTGCTGATCAATGACCGCTCCATTAAAAACCTGCCGGAGCATAAACGCAGCAGCTGGATTGGCCGGGTGTTTCAGGACCCGATGGCAGGAACAGCACCACATATGTCCATTGAAGAAAATATGGCGATGGCATACAAGCGAGGCAAAGGACGTGGATTGGGCTTCGGCGTTACCCGTGCCAGACGTGAGATTTTCAACACGCAATTGGAGAAGCTGGGAATCGGACTGGAGAAGCGGCCTAACGCGAAAGTCGGTCTCTTGTCAGGTGGGGAGCGGCAGGCACTTAGTCTATTGATGGCGACCTTTACCCAACCGCAGATACTACTGCTGGATGAGCATACGGCCGCACTTGACCCTTCACGTGCTGAACTGATCACGGAACTAACGGAGACACTTGTGCGTGAGATGAGACTGACTACATTGATGGTGACGCACAATATGGAGCAGGCCATTCGTCTGGGTAACCGTCTGATTATGATGGACAAAGGCCGAATTATTCTGGATGTCAGCGAAGAGCGCAAGCGTACGTTGACTGTACCTGAGTTGCTTGGTGAATTCGAACGGATTAGCGGCAAAAAAATGGCGGACGATCGTGTCGTGCTGGGTTAA
- a CDS encoding winged helix-turn-helix domain-containing protein has product MSLQLDEGTYTVTRRTESILLLAKEFALLHFLYENKEKAFTRSQLLDRVWPLEYPVERTVDDHIYRLRKKLKRWDEIRLDTVRGYGYRLAVHENKSALPASPSAQDPEMQEVIHGLLRKYHLFGQGNAIQTLVQQQEALGIQIAPYYQLYIRFIQGDLEWLITTKEIPFEERLYWLLIFVHPLIEPADSIQLYEQALNSSALSADQFRELRILNIIEVYVEVGQYQRAKAQLEETYRVIETDELKNFRLPVALAALYVELWGGSGEAVEAQMAVLRSGLKDAPYLREIGRFQVMEGLWLLRQGRIHEAELRMDDGLDVLKMSLNAPLYLNAAYQILLFLDHHRIEGRLPSKYHQVYAEISKSYGVPAYGQQIVDEIRNFLSPIPPSSDLPLI; this is encoded by the coding sequence ATGTCTTTGCAATTGGATGAAGGGACATATACGGTTACGCGGCGTACAGAGTCCATTCTCCTGCTCGCCAAGGAATTTGCACTGTTGCATTTTCTGTATGAAAACAAGGAAAAAGCCTTCACTCGCAGCCAACTGTTGGACCGGGTATGGCCGCTGGAGTATCCGGTTGAACGCACCGTGGACGATCATATCTATCGCCTGCGCAAGAAGCTGAAACGCTGGGATGAGATCCGTCTGGATACAGTACGGGGCTACGGATATCGGCTTGCTGTGCATGAGAACAAGTCCGCTCTACCCGCTAGCCCTTCTGCTCAGGACCCAGAAATGCAGGAAGTCATTCACGGATTACTTCGTAAATATCACTTGTTTGGGCAGGGAAATGCCATACAGACCCTGGTTCAACAGCAGGAAGCACTCGGCATTCAGATTGCCCCTTATTATCAGTTGTATATCCGTTTTATACAGGGGGATCTGGAATGGCTGATTACAACAAAGGAAATTCCCTTTGAGGAGCGACTATATTGGCTACTGATTTTCGTGCACCCCCTGATCGAGCCGGCGGATAGTATTCAGTTGTATGAACAGGCGCTGAATTCATCGGCATTGTCTGCCGATCAGTTTCGCGAACTCCGCATTCTGAACATCATTGAAGTCTATGTAGAGGTGGGCCAATATCAACGGGCCAAAGCACAACTGGAGGAAACGTATCGTGTAATAGAGACTGACGAGCTCAAGAATTTCAGACTGCCTGTGGCACTTGCAGCGTTGTATGTGGAACTGTGGGGTGGTAGCGGTGAAGCTGTTGAGGCACAGATGGCAGTTCTGCGGTCAGGATTAAAGGATGCACCCTATCTGCGAGAGATCGGACGTTTTCAGGTGATGGAAGGATTATGGTTACTTCGGCAGGGACGGATTCATGAGGCAGAGTTAAGAATGGATGACGGTCTGGATGTATTGAAAATGTCGCTGAACGCACCGCTATATCTGAATGCTGCATATCAGATTCTCCTATTCCTGGATCATCATCGAATTGAAGGCAGACTTCCCAGCAAATATCATCAAGTGTATGCAGAGATCAGCAAAAGTTACGGTGTTCCCGCATATGGACAGCAAATTGTAGATGAAATACGTAACTTTTTATCCCCTATCCCCCCATCCTCTGATCTTCCTCTGATATAA
- a CDS encoding ABC transporter permease, protein MSISWNSIEGAIELGLLYALMALGVYITFRILDFPDLTVDGSFTTGGAIAAVMISNDFSPWLACLAAMAGGMVAGACTGLLHTKGKINGLLSGILMMIALYSINMRILGAPNKSIMGMDNPFSGEHVMVLIIIVVLVFKIMLDLFMKTDVGLALRATGDNKRMIRSFGANTDVTTIVGVSLSNGLVALSGAFIAQQSGFADITMGIGMIVIGLASVIIGEAILGARTVFWATLAAIVGSIIYRIVVALALQVEWFDTSDLKLITAVIVIIALVFPTMQRSMKQRSLARKRTEELMRSGGHQAKGGM, encoded by the coding sequence GTGAGTATAAGCTGGAATTCAATTGAAGGGGCGATCGAGCTGGGGCTTTTATATGCACTGATGGCACTTGGTGTGTATATTACGTTCCGCATACTCGATTTTCCTGACCTTACCGTAGACGGAAGTTTTACAACAGGAGGCGCAATCGCGGCGGTTATGATCTCCAATGACTTTTCTCCTTGGCTCGCCTGTCTGGCGGCAATGGCTGGCGGTATGGTAGCCGGAGCTTGTACGGGCCTGCTTCATACCAAAGGCAAGATTAATGGATTGTTATCCGGGATCTTGATGATGATCGCGCTCTACTCCATTAATATGCGTATTCTTGGCGCACCGAATAAATCCATTATGGGTATGGATAATCCATTCTCAGGTGAGCATGTCATGGTACTAATTATCATCGTGGTGCTGGTGTTTAAAATCATGCTCGATCTGTTCATGAAAACAGATGTTGGACTGGCACTTCGCGCGACAGGTGATAACAAACGCATGATTCGCAGCTTTGGTGCAAATACGGATGTGACTACGATTGTAGGGGTCAGCTTATCCAATGGATTGGTTGCCCTGTCTGGTGCATTCATTGCACAGCAATCAGGCTTTGCGGACATCACGATGGGTATTGGTATGATCGTCATCGGACTGGCTTCAGTGATTATCGGTGAAGCCATTCTTGGAGCAAGAACGGTATTCTGGGCTACACTTGCAGCGATCGTTGGTTCAATCATATACCGAATTGTGGTCGCGCTTGCCCTTCAAGTGGAATGGTTTGATACATCTGATCTGAAGTTGATCACCGCGGTAATTGTCATTATTGCATTGGTATTCCCTACTATGCAACGCTCCATGAAGCAGCGTAGTCTGGCTCGCAAACGAACGGAAGAGTTGATGCGATCCGGGGGTCATCAGGCGAAGGGAGGTATGTGA
- a CDS encoding MFS transporter, with product MTVISTESTESPASSAQSSKSLWTNLRFVRMFIAYSLATFGDWFDALAIQVMVAYRWGADPLIIALIPVCMAVPGILLGSFAGALADRLHKVKIMILCDVITVGLTVAILFAPSPAWLLPLLALRAMMGVFHVPAQQALTRQVVAEEHLFQASSLNGFVSQCSKVAGPLLGAVILAFFSPQICIVINAFTRLLSGTVLWPLRRLVEKSESVESDGSAASEKDGTESLFSQWKQGWLFIQSSRTVLSTILFGCFGLMAILMIDYQFTTLFREIKPGNESLLGWLGSSAGAGAVIIILLLNRLPRIGYGWGLGGGYLFVGAGIAALGWIGPQTPEIWIIIWGLCIGLGNGLFMVTLNYLLQKETPPAYVGRVFGIQNSLSSVVLVVAPLAGGALIRVAGPSPTFQYIGLATLVIGLAGILLQRILWEGNQPLVSEAKEIIPQESA from the coding sequence ATGACCGTCATTTCAACTGAATCCACCGAATCGCCCGCCTCATCTGCGCAATCTTCCAAAAGCTTATGGACTAACCTCCGGTTTGTCCGCATGTTTATCGCATACTCGCTGGCTACGTTTGGAGATTGGTTCGATGCACTTGCCATCCAGGTGATGGTGGCCTACCGCTGGGGAGCCGATCCACTGATCATTGCACTTATTCCTGTATGTATGGCTGTCCCGGGTATACTGCTTGGCTCCTTTGCAGGTGCTCTGGCTGATCGACTGCACAAAGTGAAAATCATGATCCTGTGTGATGTAATCACCGTGGGATTAACCGTTGCTATTTTATTCGCACCAAGCCCGGCATGGTTGCTTCCACTGCTCGCCCTGCGTGCCATGATGGGAGTGTTCCATGTTCCGGCTCAGCAGGCGTTAACCCGTCAGGTGGTGGCAGAGGAGCATCTGTTTCAGGCATCGTCTCTTAACGGCTTTGTGAGCCAGTGTTCGAAAGTGGCGGGTCCACTTCTGGGTGCAGTCATTTTGGCCTTCTTTTCACCACAAATCTGTATTGTCATTAATGCCTTTACCCGCCTGTTGTCAGGCACAGTATTATGGCCCTTGCGGCGTTTGGTGGAGAAGTCAGAGTCCGTAGAATCAGACGGAAGTGCTGCTAGTGAAAAGGATGGAACTGAATCCTTGTTCTCCCAGTGGAAGCAAGGTTGGCTTTTTATTCAGAGCAGTCGCACCGTGCTGAGTACGATTCTGTTCGGCTGTTTTGGACTCATGGCCATTCTCATGATTGATTATCAGTTTACGACCCTGTTTCGGGAGATCAAGCCAGGTAATGAATCACTGCTCGGCTGGTTGGGATCGTCGGCAGGAGCAGGGGCAGTCATCATCATTTTGTTGTTAAATCGCTTGCCGAGAATTGGGTATGGGTGGGGACTGGGTGGAGGATATCTGTTCGTGGGTGCCGGAATCGCTGCACTGGGGTGGATCGGCCCACAAACACCAGAAATTTGGATCATTATCTGGGGTCTCTGCATTGGGCTGGGTAATGGGCTCTTTATGGTAACTCTGAATTATTTGCTGCAAAAGGAAACCCCTCCTGCCTATGTAGGGCGCGTCTTTGGCATTCAAAATTCACTGTCCAGTGTTGTACTGGTTGTAGCTCCACTTGCAGGTGGAGCGCTCATTCGAGTTGCGGGGCCGAGCCCCACCTTTCAATATATCGGTCTCGCTACGCTGGTAATTGGTCTTGCCGGTATACTACTGCAACGCATCTTGTGGGAGGGGAATCAACCTCTCGTGTCTGAAGCAAAAGAGATCATTCCACAGGAATCGGCCTGA